The Primulina eburnea isolate SZY01 chromosome 6, ASM2296580v1, whole genome shotgun sequence genome contains a region encoding:
- the LOC140834915 gene encoding polyadenylate-binding protein-interacting protein 4-like, with protein MNMQQVMQTGSSSNGYSRRRTDKGTATRFDSKFNSGTTNSGRIDLGKGGGLEMPSRDRLVYLTTCLIGHQVEVQVQDGSVFSGIFHATNAEDLGIVLKMAHLVNDGSSGQKNISDSPSRPPSRTLIIHAKDFVQLTAKGVPVTWDGLTKEMQHEKKRELLTDSSISQSRHVDMGRELQPWVPDDSDPSFPELQNTFEDHWNRGWDQFEANESLFGVKSTFNEEIYTTKLEKGPQMREREREAIRIAREIEGEETLDLHVAEERGVQPDGDIEIDEETRFSSVYRGVVDCGYDEIEDVLLDSKNDETFGHVSDSAAEIPLMNGEDQSSLRSCSRDAYLSNSDDHSEQLPKDSSTTDAGRLHDNQDIGWGGESKEKLKVVDQSQASKVKDSHLLLRTKIENSDKVGFSPNATAYDPSHAATKVQEKAISFSVPLEGTLPSKTQGATTYLARPSSSTSSTSDRGGGATSTSVGRGLSPSSSVCSFSSEKSTLNPHAKEFKLNPNAKSFIPSQTTLRSLSPVVDSSFYYPANMTAVPHMPGMPVGVGIGPSFALPQPVIFNPQAAPMPQPYYHPSGPQYGQQMIIGQPRPVMYRPLYPTDLHYRGREF; from the exons ATGAATATGCAACAAGTTATGCAGACTGGGTCTTCCTCTAATGGATACAGCCGTCGTAGAACTGACAAGGGCACTGCCACAAGGTTCGATAGTAAATTCAATTCTGGAACAACTAATTCTGGCAGGATAGATTTAG GTAAAGGAGGTGGGCTTGAAATGCCGTCACGTGATCGACTAGTATATTTGACGACATGCCTCATTGGACATCAAGTGGAAGTCCAGGTGCAGGATGGATCTGTATTTTCGGGAATATTTCATGCAACAAATGCCGAGGATCTAG GAATTGTTCTCAAAATGGCTCACTTAGTCAATGATGGTTCTTCCGGGCAGAAAAATATTTCAGATTCTCCAAGCAGGCCCCCTTCTAGGACTTTGATCATACATGCCAAGGATTTTGTGCAACTAACAGCAAAG GGTGTTCCTGTTACCTGGGATGGTTTAACCAAAGAAATGCAACATGAAAAGAAGCGAGAACTTTTGACAGATTCCTCCATATCACAATCCCGGCATGTTGACATGGGAAGAGAATTGCAGCCATGGGTCCCGGATGACAGCGATCCCAGTTTTCCTGAACTTCAAAACACATTTGAGGACCATTGGAATAG GGGCTGGGATCAGTTTGAAGCAAATGAAAGTCTATTTGGAGTAAAGAGCACCTTCAACGAGGAAATTTACACAACAAAGCTTGAGAAAGGTCCTCAGATGAGAGAACGGGAAAGAGAAGCTATACGAATAGCTAGAGAAATCGAGGGCGAGGAAACACTTGATCTTCATGTGGCAGAG GAAAGGGGTGTTCAACCTGATGGAGATATTGAAATTGATGAAGAAACCAGATTCTCATCAGTCTATAGGGGAGTTGTCGACTGTGGATATGATGAGATTGAGGATGTATTATTGGATTCGAAAAATGATGAAACCTTTGGGCATGTCTCTGATTCTGCCGCTGAAATCCCTCTCATGAAT GGAGAAGACCAATCTTCTCTGAGATCTTGCAGTAGGGATGCTTATCTTTCAAATTCTGATGATCATTCTGAACAGCTTCCCAAAGATTCCTCCACCACTGACGCCGGCAG ACTTCATGATAACCAAGATATTGGATGGGGTGGGGAAAGTAAAGAAAAGCTAAAG GTAGTCGACCAAAGTCAAGCATCAAAAGTCAAGG ATTCACATTTGCTTTTGAGAACAAAGATAGAAAACTCTGACAAGGTTGGATTTTCACCAAATGCTACTGCATATGATCCATCACATGCAGCAACTAAGGTTCAGGAAAAGGCCATCTCTTTTAGTGTGCCGCTGGAAGGTACTCTACCTTCCAAAACACAAGGGGCCACAACTTATCTTGCCAGGCCTAGTAGTTCCACATCATCCACTTCTGATCGTGGCGGAGGTGCCACTTCAACTTCTGTTGGCCGAGGATTGTCACCAAGTTCATCTGTTTGTTCATTCTCTTCAGAGAAGTCAACATTGAATCCACACGCTAAG GAATTTAAATTAAATCCAAATGCAAAGAGTTTCATTCCATCTCAAACAACTCTAAGATCACTTTCTCCAGTTGTtgatagttccttctattatcCAGCTAACATGACTGCAGTTCCACACATGCCTGGGATGCCTGTAGGTGTTGGG ATTGGGCCTTCTTTTGCACTGCCACAACCTGTAATTTTTAATCCGCAGGCTGCACCTATGCCACAACCCTATTACCATCCAAGTGGACCCCAG TATGGACAGCAGATGATAATTGGACAGCCCCGACCCGTAATGTACAGGCCATTATATCCAACA GATCTTCATTATAGAGGAAGGGAATTTTAG